From Lolium perenne isolate Kyuss_39 chromosome 5, Kyuss_2.0, whole genome shotgun sequence, a single genomic window includes:
- the LOC139830984 gene encoding uncharacterized protein, producing MPPRRVPPPPPPPPLEIGQALLNVTQILAQLAQNQAQNNEGNGRVTIREFLNLNPRTFDTPLKPLDADDWLREMNRTLNTARVAPADRVSFVTFLLRGESAAWWDSYLERRDPDVETSWDEFQALFRRHHIRDGAMDKMREEFRRLTQADMDVETYSRAFTNLARYAGDEISTDERKQDKFRRGLNPTVKFAINLIKCKNFDELVDTAIKAETGRQEFEQSRKHSRDNGSSSTPAMPPQKRRVWFPDTAPPAPRSFHSRPPGFAPRPPTPQFAHRPAQFQHRPAFAPQQHGGFVQQQRPAFGPPQRQFAPRPSSVTCYSCGQPGHTSRTCSQKQQLPPPPPRPSSTQTMVRAPSTGKAFNYNNKPRSATVNNITTEEAEKASDVVLDAGTEEYGEEYDYYPEEDRAGFSSSDLTGTTGFEYPPGHYFVDYAEDDYVE from the exons ATGCCTCCAAGGCGCgtacctccgcctcctccacctccacctctggAGATTGGGCAAGCTCTGCTGAATGTGACTCAGATTCTAGCGCAGTTGGCCCAGAACCAGGCGCAAAACAATGAAGGGAATGGCCGGGTCACTATCAGAGAGTTCCTTAACCTCAACCCGCGCACCTTCGACACTCCTCTGAAGCCActagatgcagatgattggctgcgTGAGATGAACCGCACCCTCAACACCGCGCGTGTAGCTCCAGCAGACAGAGTTTCCTTTGTGACCTTCCTCCTGAGAGGTGAGTCTGCTGCGTGGTGGGACAGCTACCTGGAGAGGAGAGATCCAGATGTTGAGACTAGTTGGGATGAGTTCCAGGCGCTTTTCAGGCGTCATCACATTCGTGATGGTGCCATGGACAAGATGCGTGAGGAGTTTCGTAGGCTCACACAGGCTGATATGGATGTGGAAACCTACAGCAGAGCCTTCACCAACCTTGCTCGCTATGCAGGTGATGAGATCTCCACCGATGAGAGGAAGCAAGACAAGTTTCGCAGAGGCCTCAATCCTACAGTCAAGTTTGCTATCAACCTGATCAAGTGCAAAAACTTCGATGAGCTTGTTGATACAGCTATCAAGGCTGAGACTGGTAGACAAGAGTTTGAGCAGTCAAGGAAGCACTCTCGTGACAATGGCTCTTCTTCGACACCAGCTATGCCACCTCAGAAGCGCAGAGTTTGGTTTCCTGACACTGCTCCACCAGCACCACGGTCCTTCCACTCGAGACCGCCTGGGTTTGCTCCCCGCCCACCCACCCCTCAGTTTGCTCACAGGCCAGCACAGTTTCAGCACAGGCCAGCTTTCGCTCCTCAGCAGCACGGAGGTTTTGTTCAGCAGCAGAGGCCAGCTTTTGGTCCTCCTCAGAGACAGTTTGCTCCTCGTCCTTCTTCAGTCACTTGCTACTCTTGTGGTCAGCCCGGGCACACTTCTCGTACTTGTTCTCAGAAGCAGCaacttccaccaccaccacctcgtcCTTCCTCGACCCAGACGATGGTGCGTGCTCCTTCTACAGGCAAGGCTTTCAACTATAACAATAAGCCTAGATCTGCCACTGTCAACAACATCACCACAGAGGAAGCTGAGAAGGCATCAGACGTTGTGCTTG ACGCCGGTACCGAGGAGTACGGCGAGGAGTACGACTACTACCCCGAGGAGGATCGTGCCGgtttctcttcttctgacttgaCAG GTACGACAGGTTTTGAGTATCCACCTGGACACTACTTTGTGGACTACGCTGAGGACGACTACGTCGAGTAG